GCCTTGAACTCGCGGTGGGCGAATTGGCCAATGTGCGGGAATTGGATGACGGGCGTCTGGCTGTTTCATTTAAGGCCAGAGAATCCGGTCCTTACGAGGGGTTAAAAGAGGACGAGGAAATTATCTGTGATAAGCTGGTCGTGGCTATCGGCCAGGTCAATCCTGGAATTACTGACGGTTTAAGCCAGTTCAAGCAATGCATTTATAAAACCCATTTAGACACGCCTCCCATTCCACTCGGAACCTATTCGCAGGATCATCGTATTTTTGTCTGGGGGGCTGCGGGAACGCTGGGTATTGGTTTGGCGAGTGGAGAAAGAGAACGCTTTGTCAAACAGATACAGGATCATGCCAACAGTTTCCCTTACGAGTCCATGGCCTTGGGCGGAATCTTTCGTGTCTCCTGGGTTATCCCCCAGATGTGCAGGCACCTTGGAAAACTCGGGTTGTTTCCCATGACGCCAGGGTATGATTCAAGGCGATTGCTGTGTCCTGATATTAACCAGGCCACCATTGAAGATCTGGAAGCATTAATCGCCAGCGACAATCCTGTTATTCGCCGCAAGGGTGCCGAAGAGATCATTAAATTGCGTTGCGCAGTCATGCCAAACCACAATAAAGACGCGCCCGGTATCCAAAGCATGGCGCAATTGCAAACCATTCTTCCCCCTGAATTGCTCGTCCATATTCGTCGCGTTTACTTTCCTTTTGCCCCTGAGGCCGGGCTTCCAAAGCCAACCACAGGCAAGATCAAGCTGTCTGGTAATCGCCACGGCTTATTTACTCCGCCCATACCGCCGGTGGATCAATTCGATGAGTCGATTTCCCAATTGAATGCCCTGATGGATGAGTCAGATATTCAATTGCCAGTCATTGATTTGCCGCGGGCTCCGGATGGCGAGAAAGAAATAGAAACGCTCATTGATATTCTGGATCAAAGCCAGCGGGTATTCAGTTAATTAGGAAAATCGGTCGAATTTATTCCAATCAGCGAATGGATTAGGTAAATTAGGCGGCTAAACGCCTTCAGGAGAAGTTTTTGGATTTTACAACGCTGCCATACGCAGACAGAACAGCCATTGCGGAATTGCAAGTATTCATCAGCGAACTGGAAAGCCATACCTGTGAAGGCAAGCTGATTTACACATTGAATGAGTCACAGCAAGGCCGGTTGCTCACGCTGATTAAAGCAATCAGTCTGTCTCTGTTAATTAAGCTGGCGATGGAAGACAACCACGTCAATGCCTTGTGCAGACACCCTGTTTTGGAACCTCACTGGAACGAGCGATGGCGGCTAAGCGGCCGTAATCCGCATGAAATGGCGATAAAAAATAATCAACCGGTGCATGAATACCTGCCGCAACCCACCATCCCAACTTTCCAGCTGCTGCAGGGCATTTTTCTCTACAGCCAATACAGAACCAACAGTGATGCCGCCATGCTTCATTTGTATGAAGCCGCAGAGGCCGGTTATTTTCCTGCATTAAGCGTGTTAACCAATCACTGCCTGACGCAACCGGATCTACATCATAAAGCACTGAATTATGCCGCCTTGGCCGCTAATTATTACTGGACCCCGGGCTACCTGCTTTTAGCCGTGACTGAACTTAAGCTGGAACAGTATGACAAGGCGCTGCTTCATTTGATTATTGCTGAGAAGCTCCTGCCTTATTCAGACACCATGATTAACAATGCCTACCAGGGGCAGTCTCTGGCGGTCATTGCCCAGCCACTGATGCCGTCTCTGGATGCCCATAACTGGATGGAAGCAAAAATAAAGCTTGCCCAGCTAGGTCATCTTCCCCTGAACATGGTGACCAGCCGCCTGTATGCGCAAGCGGATCGTGTAGTTGAGGAGATCAAGGCAATCTTGACCCCCATGCCGGAGGAGCCAGAAAAAACCAAAACGGACAATTCCCTGGGTCCTCGTTTTAGCTAAACGAAGGCATTGGTTGTCCCTCCTTGCCATTGCATGATAAAATCTGCCTTTTTTGAGTCCTGCTTAAATCCCTTATGTGGAAATTTCTCTACCAACTGGCGTCGCCCAGAAATTTTTACCAGCTGACGCAACGCTGGCTTCCTGTATTGGGAGGGAGTGTGTTGCTGACCTTGCTGCCGGGCCTTGTCTGGGGGCTTTTTTTCGCACCGCCTGATTACCAGCAGGGGGATGCATTCCGCATCATTTATATTCATGTTCCAGCGGCTTTTTTATCCATGTCCCTGTACGCCTGGATGGCTTTTCTCGCCGTGCTGCTTCTTGTCTGGCGGATTAAGCTTGCCGGGTTAATGCTCTCGGTGGTGGCGCAGCTCGGTGCGGTAATGGCCTTTTTAGCCTTAGCCACTGGCAGTATCTGGGGAAAACCCATGTGGGGCGCGTGGTGGGTATGGGATGCACGGTTGACTTCCGAACTTATTCTCCTGCTGCTTTATATCGCTATTCTGGCCATTCGGTCGGCTTTCAGTGATTCCGAGCGCGGCGATCGGGTGATTGCCATTCTGACACTGGTGGGACTCGTGGATCTGCCCATTATTCACTATTCGGTTTACTGGTGGAACACCCTGCACCAGGGATCGACCCTGTCGGTGTTTGCCAAGCCTAAAATTGCAGCGCCGATGCTATATCCCTTGCTGCTTTCCTTGCTTGGTTTCACCCTGTATGCGTTATGGATTATTCTGCATAAAGCCCGCAATGAACTGTTGCTGCGTGAACGGCGCCAGCAATGGGTGAGAGAGTTGGTGGAGGAAAGACAATGAACTGGTTGGCAATGGGGAAGTATGCCATGTATATCTGGCCGGCTTATGGTTTGGTCTGCGGGGTTTTAGCGCTGTTGCTGCTGGATATCAAACGGCAGCAGAAACGAACACGCAGTAAACTGAATCAATGGTTCAGGCGGCAATGACCATGCATCCTGTCCGTCAACGAAAATTGATTTTAATTTTAAGTCTGCTCGCTGGATTGACTCTGGTGACGGCGCTTATCATGTATGCTTTGCGCCAGAATATCAGTTTGTTTTATACCCCTTCGCAAATGGCTGAGGGCAAGGTAACCCAGGGGCAAAAGGTACGGATTGGCGGCATGGTGGTCAAAGGCAGCATTGTTCGCGGAAGCCAGGATTTGACAGTCCGCTTTAAACTCACTGATTTTAACAACGAAATAGAAGTCAGCTACCGGGGTATATTACCGGATCTGTTTCGCGAAGGGCAGGGGATCGTGGCCTTAGGCCAGGTGCTTGATGAGGGCCATTTTAATGCCGCGGAAGTGCTCGCCAAACACGATGCCAATTACATGCCGCCAGAAGTCAAAGCCGCCTTGGCTGCTCAGGGGAAAAAATGACAGCAGAACTGGGTTTATTTTCGTTAGTGCTCGCGTTGCTGTTTGCGGTGTTGCTGGCAACCATTCCAACCGTTGGCCTGCTGCGCGCCAGAGCGGGCTGGATTGCGACAGCACCCGCATTGGCAGCGGGGCAATTTATGTTTATCAGTTTAGCCTACCTTGCCTTGACCGTCTGCTTTTTGCGTGATGATTTTACGGTAATCTATGTCTTGAGCAATTCCAGCGTGAATTTACCCTGGTTTTACAAACTCTGCGCCGTCTGGGGAGGGCATGAGGGGTCCATGCTGCTTTGGGTTGCCATCCTCAGTTTGTGGATGATGGGTGTCAGTTTTTTCAGCAAGAACCTAGATGAAGCCCTCCGCACCCGTGTGCTGGTTGTCCTGGGACTCATCAGTATTGGTTTTATTTTATTCCTATTAAGTACGTCCAATCCGTTTGCGCGTCAATTCCAGGTGCTCAATACGCAGGGACGGGATTTAAATCCCTTGCTGCAGGATCCAGGCTTTCTGTTTCATCCCCCGATGCTGTACATGGGCTATGTTGGTTTTTCGGTGGCGTTTGCTTTTGCGATTGCGGCCCTATGGCTTGGCCGGGTTGAATCTTCCTGGGCAAAATGGACAAGACCCTGGACACTGGCGGCCTGGTGTTGTCTAACCACGGGCATTACTCTTGGAAGCTGGTGGGCTTACCGCGAGTTAGGCTGGGGCGGCTGGTGGTTCTGGGATCCGGTCGAAAACGCCTCCTTCATGCCCTGGCTGGTGGGTACCGCGCTGATTCATTCCCTGGCGGTCAGCGAAAAGCGACAGCAATTCATTGCCTGGACATTATTATTGTCCATTACTGCTTTTTCGCTAAGCCTCGTGGGAACATTTCTCGTTCGCTCGGGTGTGCTAACCTCTGTCCATGCCTTTGCCGTGGATCCACAGCGGGGCCTCTTTATTTTGTGCTTTCTGCTGACGGTTATTGGTGGCTCGCTGCTGTTGTTCGCGCTTCGTGCGCCGGGCCTTACGCGGCGGAACAATCCCGCCTTGATTTCAAAAGAAAGCGCCTTGCTTTTAAACAATGTTTTTCTTGCCGTTATCATGTTAACCGTATTGATGGGAACGATTTATCCCTTGTTAATTGACGGCCTTGGACTTGGCAAGTTATCGGTGGGGGCGCCGTATTTCAATACGGTATTCGTTCCTCTGATGATTCCTTTGCTGCTGCTGATGGGATTAGGCATTCATTTACGATGGCAAAAAGACACTCTTCCAGCGGTTCTAAACCGTCTGAAGAGTGTCTTTGGCATCAGTGTCCTTATTCCCCTTGCGATCCTCCTGTTCATTGAACAGCCCATGAATGGTTACAGCCTGCTTGGGCTTATACTGGCTGTGTGGATCGTGCTGAGTACCGGCAAACTGGTTTACCTCCGGGGGCGGGAGCGAGGGTTTAACACCCTGGGTCAGGCGTTTTGGGGAATGGTGCTTGCTCACGTCGGTGTGGCTGCCGCGGTTATTGGTGTGGCCATTTCCAGCGGCTATGGCATTCAGGATGATGTCAAACTGGCGCCCGGTAATGAAGCGATGATTGCCGGCTACCGCATTCGGTTCATCAGTGAACAACCTTTGCAGGGGCCTAATTATCAAGGAACGCGTGCCCGCTTTGAAATCAGCCGCGGATCGCAGGT
This region of Legionella taurinensis genomic DNA includes:
- a CDS encoding heme lyase CcmF/NrfE family subunit: MTAELGLFSLVLALLFAVLLATIPTVGLLRARAGWIATAPALAAGQFMFISLAYLALTVCFLRDDFTVIYVLSNSSVNLPWFYKLCAVWGGHEGSMLLWVAILSLWMMGVSFFSKNLDEALRTRVLVVLGLISIGFILFLLSTSNPFARQFQVLNTQGRDLNPLLQDPGFLFHPPMLYMGYVGFSVAFAFAIAALWLGRVESSWAKWTRPWTLAAWCCLTTGITLGSWWAYRELGWGGWWFWDPVENASFMPWLVGTALIHSLAVSEKRQQFIAWTLLLSITAFSLSLVGTFLVRSGVLTSVHAFAVDPQRGLFILCFLLTVIGGSLLLFALRAPGLTRRNNPALISKESALLLNNVFLAVIMLTVLMGTIYPLLIDGLGLGKLSVGAPYFNTVFVPLMIPLLLLMGLGIHLRWQKDTLPAVLNRLKSVFGISVLIPLAILLFIEQPMNGYSLLGLILAVWIVLSTGKLVYLRGRERGFNTLGQAFWGMVLAHVGVAAAVIGVAISSGYGIQDDVKLAPGNEAMIAGYRIRFISEQPLQGPNYQGTRARFEISRGSQVHVIYPEKRMYTIGQMAMTESAIDVNPFRDIYVALGEPVDETAWSVRLYFKPFIRWIWSGGFLILAGGLLALSDRRYYRQQKTVPAHLGVSQS
- the ccmE gene encoding cytochrome c maturation protein CcmE encodes the protein MHPVRQRKLILILSLLAGLTLVTALIMYALRQNISLFYTPSQMAEGKVTQGQKVRIGGMVVKGSIVRGSQDLTVRFKLTDFNNEIEVSYRGILPDLFREGQGIVALGQVLDEGHFNAAEVLAKHDANYMPPEVKAALAAQGKK
- the ccmC gene encoding heme ABC transporter permease CcmC — its product is MWKFLYQLASPRNFYQLTQRWLPVLGGSVLLTLLPGLVWGLFFAPPDYQQGDAFRIIYIHVPAAFLSMSLYAWMAFLAVLLLVWRIKLAGLMLSVVAQLGAVMAFLALATGSIWGKPMWGAWWVWDARLTSELILLLLYIAILAIRSAFSDSERGDRVIAILTLVGLVDLPIIHYSVYWWNTLHQGSTLSVFAKPKIAAPMLYPLLLSLLGFTLYALWIILHKARNELLLRERRQQWVRELVEERQ
- the ccmD gene encoding heme exporter protein CcmD, producing the protein MNWLAMGKYAMYIWPAYGLVCGVLALLLLDIKRQQKRTRSKLNQWFRRQ
- a CDS encoding DUF5630 domain-containing protein, which gives rise to MDFTTLPYADRTAIAELQVFISELESHTCEGKLIYTLNESQQGRLLTLIKAISLSLLIKLAMEDNHVNALCRHPVLEPHWNERWRLSGRNPHEMAIKNNQPVHEYLPQPTIPTFQLLQGIFLYSQYRTNSDAAMLHLYEAAEAGYFPALSVLTNHCLTQPDLHHKALNYAALAANYYWTPGYLLLAVTELKLEQYDKALLHLIIAEKLLPYSDTMINNAYQGQSLAVIAQPLMPSLDAHNWMEAKIKLAQLGHLPLNMVTSRLYAQADRVVEEIKAILTPMPEEPEKTKTDNSLGPRFS